CGCATTAACCAGTGGGACACTGACCTTCTCAGCGAGCTCTTGCAGCACTCCGGCTGGCTTTAACCGGATGACTCCTGCATCAATGCCCATGGATTCGAGCGTACGTACTGTATCGTAAATGGACTCCCCTTTTTCCACACTGGAAGCCGCAGCGGAAAAGTTCAAAACCTGAGCGCCCAGCCGCTTCTCTGCCATTTCAAAAGAAAAGCGGGTACGAGTGCTGTTTTCAAAAAACATGTTGGCCGCAAAGCGTGATTGCAGTACTGGAACCAGTTTTTCTGGTTGAGATTCCCAATAATGAGCGCGATCCAGAATGGACTCGATTTCATTTCGGCTGAGTTCCTTTAACCCGAGTAGGCTACGTTCTTTAAGTTGACTGGCTGTGGTGATCATAGCTGTTCCCCCCGGTTCTGAATGATTGTCACTTCGTCCTTACCGTCCGTCTCTTGAAGGGCTACTACGATTTCCTCAGATTTGGAGGTCGGGATGTTCTTGCCGATGTAATCCGGACGAATCGGAAGCTCACGGTGTCCGCGATCCGCTAGTACTGCCAGCTGAATCATTTGCGGTCGTCCGCAGTGCATCAATGCATCCATCGCCGCGCGGATGGTGCGGCCTGTGTACAGCACATCGTCAAAGAGAATGACTTTCTTATCATGAACCGATACGTCAGCAGGATTCATCAAAAGCTCTTTTCCATTTCCTTTAGCTTCGGCTACGCTGTTCCGGTCATCCCGGTAGGCTGTGACGTCCAGCTCTCCCCATGGAATTGGTGCGCCTTCAATCTCAGCAATTTTTTCAGCCAGGCGTTGCGCCAGATGAACTCCGCGTGTTCGAATACCTACTAGCACACAATCGTCAATACCTTTGTTTTTCTCCAAAATTTCATGTGCAATCCGTGTCAATGCCCGACGAATCGCAATTTCATCCATCAGTACATGTGTTTCATTACTCATGCTTCCAGCCTCCTCAGGTGATGTTCCCTTCAGACCTGGTCCCGTGTTCGGATACAAAAAAGACTCCTTGCCCAAGTTTGGCAAGGAGTCTCGTGTGAACAGTCTTCTACTGTTCTCCGATCTCTCGGACACACTGAAGACATACCGCCGCAGCGGATGCACTGATCAGTGATCCATTCACGTTACCTTGCCAGCCTCACGGGACTGATTTAAAGGTGCTATTCAGGATTTCCTTTGTCCTGCTTCTCATAGTGTGAGATGGTTAGCCATCTCTTGGACAAAGTTCATCGCAACTACAAGAAGTATGACAGATTGAAAATCGTGTGTCAACACCCGTTCAACCGGAACCACCGGAAGCACTCTAATAATTATACAATGTCATTGTATAATTATCCATAGTTGTTTTTACCCATGCCTTGTCTCACAATAAAAAAACCGCCATTTAGGCGGTTTAACTTAATAATTTATTCAGGTTTGTGAATAGGAATGCAAATCACCATTGTTTTAACGACTACGCAAGGATGCTAACACATCCTCCATATCAGGAGGAATCGGTCTGCTGAATTCCATGTATTCTCCAGTGGATGGGTGCTTAAAGCCCAGTACCGCCGCATGCAGCGCCTGACCATCCATACGAACCCCTTTGCTGCGCCCATACATAGGGTCACCAACCAATGGGTGTCCAATAAATTTCATGTGAACACGAATTTGATGTGTTCGTCCTGTTTCCAATTGAAGTTCAAGGAGGGTATAATCCCCCAATCGTTCAATGACGAGAAAATGGGTGACGGCATGCTTGCTGTTACGTTCCGTCACTGTAAACAATTTGCGATCACCCGAATCACGGCCAATCGGAGCATCTACCGTTCCCTGATCGTGGCTCAAATGACCGTGAACTAAGGCTATATATTTCCGAGTCACACTATGATCCTTAAGCTGTGCTGCAAGTGATGCGTGAGCCTGATCATTTTTAGCCGCCATCAGCAGTCCTGATGTATCCTTATCAATACGGTGAACAATACCAGGACGTAATTCCCCGTTAATGCCCGAAAGATCGTGACAGTGGTACATCAGTGCGTTAACTAATGTTCCCGAAGAGTGTCCCGGTGCAGGATGCACGACCAGACCACGTTGCTTGTTAATAACAATAACGTCCGAGTCCTCGTAAACGACATCCAACGGAATATTCTCTGGAACAATATCTACACTTTCTGCTTCCGGTACTGATAATACAATCCGGTCTCCTTCAGCCAGCTTGTAGTTCGCCTTAATTGTCGTACCGTTCACCAGCACACGACCATTTCCGATCCACAGCTGTATCTGAGAACGAGACACTTCCTTCATTTCTTCGGCGATATATTTGTCAATACGCGTTTTGGCATCCCCGGAAGCCGCTGTCCATTCCAGAGATTCACCCTCCAGTTCGTCCTCATAAGACAGACCTGCGGCTTCGCCATTTTCATTCACTTCGCTCATGCTATGACTTCCCTTCGATGCTATCATTGCCATTGCCATTTCCCTTTTCCCGACGCGATTCCAGCAATGTATCCAAAATAATCAATGCTACACCGATGACAATTGCCGAATCTGCCACATTAAAAATGGGGAACGTATAGCTTCCAAAATTAAATTGCGCAAAATCAACCACTTCCCCTGAAATAGCCCGATCCAGAAAGTTACCGACTGCTCCTCCCAGCACTAAACTTAGCGCAACAGGAAGTAGCTTTTGTCCAGCCTTAACTGTTTTTCGCAGATACCAGACGATACCGATCACCACTACAATTGTAATCACGATAAAAAGCCAACGTTGACCTTCCAAAATCCCAAAAGCGGC
The Paenibacillus peoriae DNA segment above includes these coding regions:
- the pyrR gene encoding bifunctional pyr operon transcriptional regulator/uracil phosphoribosyltransferase PyrR gives rise to the protein MSNETHVLMDEIAIRRALTRIAHEILEKNKGIDDCVLVGIRTRGVHLAQRLAEKIAEIEGAPIPWGELDVTAYRDDRNSVAEAKGNGKELLMNPADVSVHDKKVILFDDVLYTGRTIRAAMDALMHCGRPQMIQLAVLADRGHRELPIRPDYIGKNIPTSKSEEIVVALQETDGKDEVTIIQNRGEQL
- the lspA gene encoding signal peptidase II; protein product: MIYFGIALIIFLIDQGVKYLVATRMELYEQIPVIGNFFLITSHRNRGAAFGILEGQRWLFIVITIVVVIGIVWYLRKTVKAGQKLLPVALSLVLGGAVGNFLDRAISGEVVDFAQFNFGSYTFPIFNVADSAIVIGVALIILDTLLESRREKGNGNGNDSIEGKS
- a CDS encoding RluA family pseudouridine synthase — translated: MSEVNENGEAAGLSYEDELEGESLEWTAASGDAKTRIDKYIAEEMKEVSRSQIQLWIGNGRVLVNGTTIKANYKLAEGDRIVLSVPEAESVDIVPENIPLDVVYEDSDVIVINKQRGLVVHPAPGHSSGTLVNALMYHCHDLSGINGELRPGIVHRIDKDTSGLLMAAKNDQAHASLAAQLKDHSVTRKYIALVHGHLSHDQGTVDAPIGRDSGDRKLFTVTERNSKHAVTHFLVIERLGDYTLLELQLETGRTHQIRVHMKFIGHPLVGDPMYGRSKGVRMDGQALHAAVLGFKHPSTGEYMEFSRPIPPDMEDVLASLRSR